The Mercurialis annua linkage group LG7, ddMerAnnu1.2, whole genome shotgun sequence genome includes the window GACGTCCACTATGGTTTTTTCTTTTCCCTTTACATGAAATCATTTTGCTTTCCAAGAATCTCAAACCCTAACTTTTGTGTTCTACAAGctctcttttatttcttttccaCCCCGTTTCTACCGTGTATATCTCATCCTTAAGCCCTAagtatttgacttttaaaaacacttttaaataatttaaataaaaatatatcaagaATTATACATTTAAATAGTTAGATATTAGATATTTTATTTGTATGAAGTGaccaaaatatattaatatatctatactatatataaaagcacggatggggggggacagacaaatttactgaataatccttttcagtttacaactaaataaaggttttatagtcattaactaattagttatttaattaatcactattgtaattaaagtcctaattagaataggtagctaaattatctctaatttagtttttagtatataaaaaataactaaattgtctccaaattagtaggaatacctatcttttagtttgattgaactacaaaattaaaatactgtatttaatcaatatattattaattaaatttctattttattatttttaaagatagaaattaataaaattaagttaattatttaattatggttattataaaaccaaaagaagaataaattcagtatgaaaaaaaattaataaccgaatatattatatttatttttacaaaaattcttaactaatttaatattaattataaataaaaaattaatataattatactaaatttactATTATATTCATTggcgagttacgttacgagccacgtgcatagcacgtaatgcgaaactagtatatgtAAATAAGTGAAGGTGTGACTCATGAAGATgcatgttaattaattattcattaTAGAGAATCAATGAGTTTTTGTTTCGCATTGTCTTTTAAGGTATTGTCGTTTTCACAATGATAAGAATATGCTAAGACCTTCTTATAATACTCTTTGATTTGATTACCTTATGATTTGCTAcatcaaaaaattattgaacttttaCTTTAATAATCTCACTGATCAGTAACAGAACAACTTACAagaataaatttccaaattttgCTCATCTTtcctttataatttttaagcttaaccataaaaaatactccatctttttaacattttttgtttatggcttagatttttaaaattgtcaattgtATCTCATCATCATTGTAATTAGTTATTAGCAATGAATTGATCAACTTTTCTAATAACTAAACTGCCTAAATAAACATGTATGTGGTTATAAGCATTGGATCCTCTTAACATGTGAATATATAAGCTTGATTACGACACAAGTGCCTACATCAAATAATAGACTATGAGATTAAAgttattactttttattttatttttttaaaagactgactagttatttttttttaattttatataactaTATAATAAATTCTCATTTAATTTTCTTAAGCTATCCGGATATTAAATATTGTAAATCACCAAACTTTTCttaaattacagaaaggtcactaaacaAACTTTTCTACAAAATAGTCACTgaactatatattttattacaaaaaggtacaCCCATAAAAAACGGACCGTTTTCACACAAAAAAcacaacatttttgcttacgtggcaagccaaaattacaaaaaggaacatagttcaataatctttttgtaataaaagatataacacaatgattttattgtaattcacaaaaagtttagtgaTCTTTTCGTAACAacagaaatatttttattacaaaaggtataatttagtgaccattttgtaagaaaaatttatttagtgacatttctataatttaagaaaatattagTGATTTacggagtttaatatcctaagGTATCCCTTCTAATTAAATATGATGGCAaaagtttttcatttttcataggGATCCGGCACAAATGGAAACAAAAATTTCTATTAATTAGCCCTGTAGATACATAATAAAGaaagttcattttttttgtcaaaaatagcAATCGATTCTTCCAAATTTCAATTATTAGTTGTTAAATACGGAAGCGTGATTCAAATACACAATTTCTTGATGTATTTGAAGGTGATTCAGGCATACAAACTAGGTCCACATTTGTAAGAAAGttcattttcatacacaaaAATGAGAAGGCTACGCCTGATGTTAGAGTTTACTTTATTTCCATTCAGCGAACAATGTTGCtccctttttttttctcttttgccGCTAAATGATGAACCTGGAAAGTTAGGCCTACTGACCACACATGTTACTGTATACAAAatctacaaaacaaaaatagtGTAAATTTCACATTAAATTACACAGCTATAGTATATCATCTTCAACAACTAATTATACTTTTCCCTAattatagggttaattcctaaaaaaatcacgaattttacacgaaatttcattttaatcacgaactttaaaagttgtcatttaaaggcacgaactttcattttgtttcaaatctatcgccaaagtaaaatccgatatattttatcgaaccaaaaattcctaatcctatatactctaactaaaagataataagatttaatgtcgatttataatttgggtctttcattaatagtttattgaagaatttagtcaacagaAATActctgaaatgatagatttgaaacaaaatgaaagttcgtgcctttaaatggcaacttttaaaggtcattattaaaatgaaacttcgtgtaaagttcgtgatttttttaggaattaacccaaaattatATTCAGCATATTTTTatccaataaaattttaaatattttacactTAAACGGTTAAACCCATAAATTTTCAATACTTACaaaatttattgtaaatttatttcTCAACGTCTCATAATAATAAACTTGTAATAAAGTTTATACGcattaagaaaatataatttctaTAATTTTAGTTAATGCTGTAATGTTTTAGGACTTAATAgtaaatatttcttttaaaatttaaaattttattaaataattatataatccAATGCAGAATTGATTGGCAAAAGTATAATATAAAACCTTGATAATTATATTGAAaggaatgataaaaatattggaaaaaggtataaaaatgaCTCTCATATACATTTTGTGCCTCTTGCTGGCACTTAATGTATTTCAGATCTCAAATATGATtttaacgttatgaaaaaatattaaaaaaacacgacataagtaatttttttattattataaaacaaaatattaattataattgtttaaTATAATAGCAATATACCATAAGTACACATAGCAAAAAAttcctttttacttttttctttcCGCGTCCacgataaaaaaatatgtaaaaacaaaattttcttttccaattccattaatattaaaagatctgaatttatagtatatttttttattttgtcttttatttataaaaaaattgttgtttttttttataaaaatattattatcctTTTTCTCAAATAGTATGTTAGGTGATATTATGGCTGTAATTTCTGTTATCAAAAATCAATTAGCAGGCATTAAAGAAGTTTAATAGAAGGCTTGGCGAAATAATTGATGATTTAGCTTCTGTCTTTATAAGTAGATCTACATGAATCAGACAACGTATGTTAGCGTAATTGTTGTAGATTTGACTTAATAAGATTAATTTGAGGTAATCAAAAGACAAATATTCCATTCGATTATTAGGCGGTTAAAAAGGTATGTGAAATGTAAAGGAAGATAAATcagtgaaatatattttttctatgtGTAAAGTATATAATAAACTTAATTACACgactttaattttaaagttgTAAAGTACTTTATCAATTATATGGTTCTCTTTTCCTAATTTGATGTGACAATTAGAGCTTATTGGAGTTAGATTTTGGCTTTGTGAGGACTCTAAAATAAATATGGAACTTTATTACTCCAAACTGATCAAATTAATTAGCTAAAGCGAGACAGAAAAAAATGACTACTCATGTTTAAGAGTTAGGGTTTAATTTTGATATCTCTTAATTTTATGGATAATAATTTAgattttgatttgaaattttataaatagtGGTTAAGTGATTATCGTGtttagaaataattttttatgtatgtattaaaaagtttaaaataaaatacattttttattttctatttttagttgTTATTATAATAGAATAGTATTCTACTTTAGCATTAGACTACATCTAAATGAAATTTgattcaataaattttatattttatttttatttttttataattatatagttGAAAACcgtaaaactaaaaatttagaTCATTCTAAATGATTAACCGCGTTAAATagttaatcattttaaatttttagtttaaatttttgattttaaaaattatagataCTATGAACTAGTTTATAAATGGATTAGCTCATGGACTAGTTAATTGTCGGGCTTATTAGGtgtttacctaaaataaaagaataatagGAAATACTACCTCAGTAttgaaaagatattaaaaataccTCAAGATTTTTGTCTAATTACTTTTGTACTCTCCATGTCAAAATATTGAGAATTTTACTCTCACATATGAcagctctctctctctctctctcctaTTTTTTATGTGGTTcttttttctccattttttccCCTCTTTCTTCATTATTTCTCCGCCATCACCTCCGCCATCGCTTCGCCATCACCTTCGACGTCTCTCCACCATCGCTCCGTCGTCGTATTACCGTTGTATTACTGTCGTTTcaatattatttgaaatttaaattatcgattctgtaatttttatggtttatttAAACTTACAAACCTAAAAAATATCAATCTTACAATTTTTCAGTTccagatctaaaaatctgtagaaaaaatgattttcatctgaaaaaaaataattttctgcaaaaaaaaaacgattttctgcgaaaaaacagcgtctgattaattatcatatcattatcacgatattatcatgtcgttatcataatacagcaaaaaataaaaaaaatctataaaaaataatatttgattatcatactgctatcataacattatcatgacgtattTTGTCATAacactatattatcataatattatcatgacgtactttatcataacagtatattatcataacattatcatgacctactttatcataatagtatattatcataacattatcataacgtactttatcataattttatcataatattttattaaccttatcatattattatcaaacggtatcatattattatcatcaaatttatcatactgttatcataacgttatttatcttttatcataactatatcatattattatcataatattatcatgacgtacttttatcataactatattgtaactttttatcataaatttatcataacattatcacaatatactttatcataacagtatcataaaatattatcataacattatcatgacgtactttatcataactatatcataactttatcatactattatcataatcttatcatactattatcataaccgtataacattatgatattgatatgataacgttaaTGATATAGATATGCTGACGTTAAtgataccgaaatgataatcaagcacttttcttgataaaaaaatcgtttttcgctgcaatgttatgataatgatatgataacgtcatagtgataacgatatgataatcagacgctgttttctgcagaaaatcattttttccatcataaaatcattattaatgcagattttcagatcttaaactgaacaaattcaagaataattttttaagatctgagagttaaaataaTCGTAATAATCAtcacgaattaagaaaaaaatctctAAAATATGAAAGAATGGCGAATCGACGGCGGAGTGAAGACGAAGCAAAGGCGGAGTAACGACGGAGTAATAATGGATCGTTGAAGAAACAGCGGCGGCgtgataaagaagaaaaaaataaatgaagaagaagaaaagaaatggaagaagaagaaaaatggaaaagagagagagatagagagagagaagaaaatctggaaaataaaaaagagagtaatattaaaatgtttagagtaaaaaataataaaaataagcattcttataataaaaaaaaactttagagtaaaaaaataaaaatattaaaaaggtgaagtattttctctattttttccttgttgaggtataatttactattattttaaaaaatggagtatATTCCGTAATTTTCTCTTAATTGTCCACGCTTCCCCCCGATTCTCGCCTTCTTATTTAATTTGGAGGCCTCGTTGTATTCTATGtaagattaagaaaatatttattattattattattattacataattcctttaaaattttcaaatttaaatttcattataTAAAACAGTAAGTATTAAGTGGAAATAAGAAAGTCAGttgacaatttaaatattttttattaattagaggCCATCACTACATGATTACTGAATACAAAAAGTACAACACGTGATATATTCTTGTGGCAACTTTGACTTACGTCTTGACCTTTCTATGAATTCTTTCTCTAAATGTTTCCACATTACATATGTCATTGACAAGAACTGGTGTGTAGTTCAATTTACTGATTTAGCTATGAAACCATTATTAATTCGTCTTATCTTGTTTTGTTCTTAATGAATGGGAGATCATAttaaaaattagggttaattactatTACTTCCAAAGATTTGTCTAATAAACTACTTTCCTCatggatttttaaaaaataattatttctccCTTCAATTGTATGTTTCAACTAACTAAAAATCCTTAAAAAAAGgagtttttaattaaagaaaacagAAATGTGAGAGGAAATagttgtttttataaattttgtagaGGAAATAGTATTTCGGATCAAATCACATGAGATAATagtagttatttttaaaaaattacaagaattcaaaaaaagaaaaagcaacCAATCCAAAACAGCCGAAGTTAAAATAAATGCTCAAACTACGACATTGAGAATCCAAAATTCCTATAAAACCTTGGGTATGTATGTTTAATAGAGTGAAATGAAGTAACTATTTTGCATGGaatgactaattttttttttaattttcatataataTTATTCTATAACTTTGTAAAGTAAATActcatttcaaaaaatatagaatgactattctattttttatgaataattattttattttatactgTCCCATTTTATGaaccaaatataatataaataatagaaaTTCTAATTATAAAACTATCAAACTACCTTTGATATAAGATTAACATAactatcaaataattattatgataaaaataacatcaacacaaatataattaattaagacaaaataacatcaataaaattgttttagattttgTAAAAACAATTTTTGATGCATTAAGGATGAATTTAAATACAATTTCTTGTGGGAATTAtgtgattaattttatttatggaggatcaaattattattttccagtATTTAGATAcctatatataataaaaaaaattaataaatatttttatttaattttaatcgcCTATGCTGCATAATCTAAAATTTAACTCAAAACTCGAAACTATTCCAAATGTCTATTTATCTAGAAGGGTGATGtgcaaaaaactaaaattttagagtcaatcaaataaaaaaagactcaaaaatgattttttaaagtTACCTTGTTCTTTTATATTGCTAATGTGAAGTGTGAACGTATAAATAAGCATGATTCATTAGTACGTTTATGTTTGTGGCTCCATTGGTAGAATACCTTTTTCTTTAAGTTCAAAATATTACTTTAATTCGACTTAGCTATTTGCTATCTCTTTTATGGTTTGCAATTGGTAGGATTTTCTATTTCCAAATTAATTACCAATCTTTTTAGTTTTGTTGAGTCAATGGCCTAGAATATCGctggtaaaagaaaaaaaattagcgatgACATCGATTTGTTATCAtcgataaataatttttttcgaacaaaattaaatttataacaaatttaaaatgttaagttgAATCCAAAACACTTGAACATATATCAGGAATGCtatcattatatatatttaattatctaaaatactatagaaaaatatttctaaTCGTTACTAAAAGAGTATAAAGGTTAATtagaaaacaaaatttatttagGATGGGGTCCATCATTTTCATTTGGGGACATCATTTGGCTTTGTATTTAGGATGGGGTCCATCATTTATTTTGGCTTTGTATTTAGGATGGAGTCCAGCATTTTCATCTGAAActataaatgataaaaaaatcatgattACTTTAACTTATATATCTGATATCTCGACCTTTAACTGGTGTGTAGTTAATTAGTTCAGTGATTAACTTAATTAGAAACCATGATTTTGTCCTGTCTTGTTTAGAAACTTATAAATAACGAGTCATAAAATTATAGCTAGAAACCCTAATTATATAAAACTATCAAACTACCTAATCAAAGATTTGCACTTATATTACTAGGACAGTTGATTTCAGGGTTGCTATACTTTTTTTCATCTGTACCGAACTTCAAAATAAATTGGTCGTCGTACTGTGTTTTTAGCGACTCTGacaaattttgaataaaattcaaCACAGTTTAGACCAACATGGCgaccgatttatattttatttttttcttatctaTCAGTCACGTACAAACATGAGACACCTCACATTTCATAAAATCAAAGTGCCATACAGATATAAAGATTGAATTTCATCTAAAGATCTATAGGAGTTACTAAAAACATAATGcactaatttgataaaaaaaactgcaAATTATAGGAAAATAGTATAATCTTCAAAATCGATAACCTTAATTAAATCTTGATAAATAAATCTTGATAAATCTTAACTAAATTATGTTACCTTAATTAGTGATCACTCTAACCAAACTCATTAATTAACAGAAGTCATGcatgattataaaataattaaagtacCTAATAAAAAGTTTACACATTTAATATCAACTTGCAGAAGTGACCATACCTATGTAGGGCTGGCCGACACTAAAACAATTGCATGGCATGAATGAGTGAATGAAATAGACTAAAGCAAGACATACAATACACAAGGTGAGCTAACAAAGAATCCCAAAAAGGAAGGCAAAGTGACCAAAACTTGAGCTTGAAGCTTCTAAAGAGATAGCCTGACTCATGTCGAATATGTTatgtatataattatatttacagACTCACTCACCCATAGGGACATGTATCGGTTAGtttagttcggtttggttttaaaactattaaaaatgaTTGTGTTTTGATGAAGAAAAACCAAATTGAATTGaagaataaaatttgaaatggttCAGTTTGATTCTCAATATTCAAccgaaatataaaaacaatttttcgttttaaaaatttaaagataaaaataagaatttatccataattctaattattttatcaaaatacattactaaaaaattagACAATTAGAtccgttaattttataaattcaaataaatatatctaaaatGTGTCTAGTTCGATATAGTTTTACATGATTGGTCTGGTCAAGAATAAAAAAGACAACCCGAGAAATTCTATAACTGTAGTTGAATtgcaatttgaatataattatctCAATTCATAAAGTTGTCTAAATCATTAAAGAAAACATATTTAGTAAAGTTTAGAAATATTAAATTCaccatattcttttaaaaactttataatatttggttttcaaatttaaaaatatttaccatatttaaaagaatttaaaaatttatagataatttgaccgattattttgatttgattcgattCGATTTTGTAGTCGGTTCGGTTGGGTGCACATTACTACAAAGTACAAACCCATGCACACGCAAAGATAAAAAGGCAGCAATCATAACCATCAAAAGCCCTCTCCTCTCCTCCAATTCCCTCTTACTTTCCAAAAACACTTAAAACCAAACCCTacaaaccaaaataaaacaGATTTCGTCGCTATAGCTTTAAGctttctttttagcgatgaaaatTCCCCTTCACCACCTGAAAAACAACACCAACACTCGAGACAACGGATTCCACACCAGCAACAGTGCTCCAAATCTCTGCTACGAGCCCACCTCCGTTCTTGATCTCCGGCGAAGCCCAAGTCCTGGTTCCGGCCACCCAGTCTCGTCGTCTTTGACTGATCCTTCTCTTGATCAGTGGGATGAACACGTCTTACAGAATTTCGACTGGGATTCCATCATGAAAGAATTGGATTTTCACGACGATTCTGCTCCTCAGCTCAAGAATTTTCATCAAGTTACTTAccctaataataatagtaatctCTCGTCGGAGTTTCTCGCGACGCCCACCAACGGCGACGCTCCTCCGTTGCTGCTTAATCATCCTGATTTTAGTGATGTATGCTTCAACGTACCAAATTTTCAGAATTCGAATTCCCTTGATTTGTCTCATAATATTGGAAACTGGAATAAAGTTGGATTCGATCTTATTCAAGAACTTATACGAGCAGCGGATTGTATAGACTCCAACGAGTTACACCTCTCCAACGTTATACTAGAACGTCTCAATCTCCGGCTACAATCCCCCGTCGGAAAACCTCTACAACGAGCCGCTTTCTTCTTCAAAGAAGCTCTTCAGAATCTCCTCACCGGTAACTCAACTCAAATCCAAACTCGCTTAACTTCGTGGCCGGAAGTTGTTCAAACCATAAAAGCTTATAAAGCCTTCTCAGGTATTTCTCCGATTCCGATGTTCAATCACTTTACAGTTAACCAAGCACTACTTGAAACCTTAGAAGACTCGCCGCCGTTCATTCATGTGATCGATTTCGATATCGGACTCGGTTGTCAGTACGCTTCGTTCATGAGAGAACTCGTGGAGAAAACCGAGagcttttgtaataaaattacgTCTCCGGTTCTTAGAATTACTGCTATAGTTACTGAAGATTACGCAATCCAGACACAGTTGATTAAACAGTGTCTGTACAATCTTGCAGTTGAGTTAAAGATTAGGTTTCAGATTGAGTTTGTTCTTGATCGTACGTTTGAAATGGTGTCGTTTAAGTCAGTTAAGTTCATTGAAGGAGAGAACGTTGCTGTTATTTTATCTTCAGCTTTTTTCCGACGTCTGGGATCAAGTAATAATATCATTGACTCGTTTGTGTCTGATCTCCGGCGAGTTTCGCCGGCGGTTGTAGTTGTGGTAGATAATGAAGGGTTTGGAGAAGCGGGAACAGCGTCGTTTAGGAGGAATTTTGTTAATGCTCTCGAGTTTTATTCTATGATATTTGAGTCACTTGATGCCGCGACGGCaggtggcggtggtggtggaGATTGGGCAAGAAAAATAGAGATGCTTTTGTTGAAACCGAGAATATTTGACGCCGTTGAAGGTTGCCGGAGAAGAGTGTCACCGCCGTGGAAGGAGGTGTTTTATGGAGCGGGAATGAGGATGGCGGCGTTTAGTCAGTTTGCTGATTTTCAAGCTGAGTGTTTGCTTGGCAAGGTTCAGGTTAGAGGATTCTACGTGGCGAAACGACAGGCTGAGTTGGTGCTTTGTTGGCATGAGAGGTCCTTAATCGCCACGTCAGCTTGGAAATGTTAGAGCTTAATTAACATTGGTTGGGGTTTATCTGTGTTAATcatgataattaattaattaataggtCTAGGGGTATTTTTGGGATATGATAATGTGTCATTCCAAAATAACctaaagtttttattttagttggtaGCTCTATTTTTTGGGTTGGTGTGGCGCTACAAAGAAAGTGAGGCTAGGAGGTTTTTAGCAACTCTTCTTTGCCTGTCTTAATGTGTAATTTACATGCAAGTACTTTTGCATGCAATctacataaatatttaaagcaAGATTTGAAaggataattattattatacaaATTATGAAAATCATATTTtgcctttttcttttcttcagaAATTGGCATTAATTAGTTTGGTCAGATGTTATTTGTTAGTTTATGAAAAGGTTGGGATTAAACCCACATCTTTAAAAATACATTTGGAGAGTATATGACTACTTTACTTGCATCTTGCTATTTTGTTCGCATAAGAGATTGGATAATAGGTCAATTcttgaattattaaaaaaattaacatttattctttctttttagAAACATTTACTcatattcatttaaattttttatgattaaagtTATTTTGTGCTTAATTGGactatatgataaaaaaaacacaaaggaCGTCGTGAAAATTTACATAAATAGCACGCAAGATTTTCTTGATAATTATTATTGTGTCgatcaaaaaatttcaattaaattgttTCATTTATATAGTAAagaatattcaaaaaaattatattttttgtgtgGTCCAACTTCTAAAATTGCTATTTTAGTCTATTGCTAATTTCCAATTCAAT containing:
- the LOC126655718 gene encoding scarecrow-like protein 15, with translation MKIPLHHLKNNTNTRDNGFHTSNSAPNLCYEPTSVLDLRRSPSPGSGHPVSSSLTDPSLDQWDEHVLQNFDWDSIMKELDFHDDSAPQLKNFHQVTYPNNNSNLSSEFLATPTNGDAPPLLLNHPDFSDVCFNVPNFQNSNSLDLSHNIGNWNKVGFDLIQELIRAADCIDSNELHLSNVILERLNLRLQSPVGKPLQRAAFFFKEALQNLLTGNSTQIQTRLTSWPEVVQTIKAYKAFSGISPIPMFNHFTVNQALLETLEDSPPFIHVIDFDIGLGCQYASFMRELVEKTESFCNKITSPVLRITAIVTEDYAIQTQLIKQCLYNLAVELKIRFQIEFVLDRTFEMVSFKSVKFIEGENVAVILSSAFFRRLGSSNNIIDSFVSDLRRVSPAVVVVVDNEGFGEAGTASFRRNFVNALEFYSMIFESLDAATAGGGGGGDWARKIEMLLLKPRIFDAVEGCRRRVSPPWKEVFYGAGMRMAAFSQFADFQAECLLGKVQVRGFYVAKRQAELVLCWHERSLIATSAWKC